A window of Saccopteryx leptura isolate mSacLep1 chromosome 5, mSacLep1_pri_phased_curated, whole genome shotgun sequence contains these coding sequences:
- the PPP2R2C gene encoding protein phosphatase 2, regulatory subunit B, gamma isoform X1 encodes MGEDTDTRKINHSFLRDHSYVTEADIISTVEFNHTGELLATGDKGGRVVIFQREPESKNAPHSQGEYDVYSTFQSHEPEFDYLKSLEIEEKINKIKWLPQQNAAHSLLSTNDKTIKLWKITERDKRPEGYNLKDEEGKLKDLSTVTSLQVPVLKPMDLMVEVSPRRVFANGHTYHINSISVNSDCETYMSADDLRINLWHLAITDRSFNIVDIKPANMEDLTEVITASEFHPHHCNLFVYSSSKGSLRLCDMRAAALCDKHSKLFEEPEDPSNRSFFSEIISSVSDVKFSHSGRYMLTRDYLTVKVWDLNMEARPIETYQVHDYLRSKLCSLYENDCIFDKFECAWNGSDSVIMTGAYNNFFRMFDRNTKRDVTLEASRESSKPRAVLKPRRVCVGGKRRRDDISVDSLDFTKKILHTAWHPAENIIAIAATNNLYIFQDKVNSEMH; translated from the exons ctgacaTCATCTCTACCGTCGAGTTCAACCACACCGGAGAGCTGCTGGCCACAGGCGACAAGGGTGGCCGGGTTGTCATCTTCCAGCGGGAACCGGAG AGTAAAAACGCGCCTCACAGCCAGGGCGAGTATGACGTCTACAGCACCTTCCAGAGCCACGAGCCTGAGTTCGACTATCTCAAGAGCTTGGAGATAGAGGAGAAAATCAACAAGATCAAATGGCTCCCACAGCAGAACGCCGCCCACTCCCTCCTGTCCACCAACG ataaaactatCAAATTATGGAAGATCACCGAACGAGATAAGAGGCCCGAGGGCTATAACCTAAAAGATGAAGAAGGGAAACTGAAGGACCTGTCCACGGTGACGTCACTCCAG GTGCCCGTGCTGAAGCCCATGGACCTGATGGTGGAGGTGAGCCCGCGGAGGGTCTTCGCCAATGGCCACACCTACCACATCAACTCCATCTCCGTCAACAGCGACTGCGAGACGTACATGTCGGCGGACGACCTGCGCATCAACCTCTGGCACCTGGCCATCACCGACAGGAGCTTCA ACATCGTGGACATCAAGCCGGCCAACATGGAGGACCTCACGGAGGTGATCACCGCGTCCGAGTTCCACCCGCACCACTGCAACCTGTTCGTCTACAGCAGCAGCAAGGGCTCCCTGCGCCTCTGCGACATGCGGGCGGCCGCCCTGTGCGACAAGCACTCCAAAC TCTTTGAGGAGCCGGAGGACCCCAGTAACCGCTCCTTCTTCTCGGAAATCATCTCCTCCGTGTCCGACGTGAAGTTCAGCCACAGCGGCCGGTACATGCTCACCCGGGACTATCTCACGGTCAAGGTCTGGGATCTGAACATGGAGGCCAGGCCCATCGAAACCTACCAG GTGCACGACTACCTGCGGAGCAAGCTCTGTTCCCTGTACGAGAACGACTGCATCTTCGACAAGTTTGAATGCGCCTGGAACGGGAGCGACAG CGTCATCATGACCGGGGCCTACAACAACTTCTTCCGCATGTTCGACCGCAACACCAAGCGGGACGTGACCCTGGAGGCCTCCAGGGAGAGCAGCAAGCCCCGGGCGGTGCTCAAGCCGCGGCGCGTGTGCGTGGGCGGCAAACGCCGGCGCGACGACATCAGCGTGGACAGCTTGGACTTCACCAAGAAGATCCTGCACACGGCCTGGCACCCGGCCGAGAACATCATCGCCATCGCCGCCACCAACAACCTCTACATCTTCCAGGACAAGGTCAACTCCGAGATGCACTAG
- the PPP2R2C gene encoding protein phosphatase 2, regulatory subunit B, gamma isoform X2 — MPSHRMPSEADIISTVEFNHTGELLATGDKGGRVVIFQREPESKNAPHSQGEYDVYSTFQSHEPEFDYLKSLEIEEKINKIKWLPQQNAAHSLLSTNDKTIKLWKITERDKRPEGYNLKDEEGKLKDLSTVTSLQVPVLKPMDLMVEVSPRRVFANGHTYHINSISVNSDCETYMSADDLRINLWHLAITDRSFNIVDIKPANMEDLTEVITASEFHPHHCNLFVYSSSKGSLRLCDMRAAALCDKHSKLFEEPEDPSNRSFFSEIISSVSDVKFSHSGRYMLTRDYLTVKVWDLNMEARPIETYQVHDYLRSKLCSLYENDCIFDKFECAWNGSDSVIMTGAYNNFFRMFDRNTKRDVTLEASRESSKPRAVLKPRRVCVGGKRRRDDISVDSLDFTKKILHTAWHPAENIIAIAATNNLYIFQDKVNSEMH; from the exons ctgacaTCATCTCTACCGTCGAGTTCAACCACACCGGAGAGCTGCTGGCCACAGGCGACAAGGGTGGCCGGGTTGTCATCTTCCAGCGGGAACCGGAG AGTAAAAACGCGCCTCACAGCCAGGGCGAGTATGACGTCTACAGCACCTTCCAGAGCCACGAGCCTGAGTTCGACTATCTCAAGAGCTTGGAGATAGAGGAGAAAATCAACAAGATCAAATGGCTCCCACAGCAGAACGCCGCCCACTCCCTCCTGTCCACCAACG ataaaactatCAAATTATGGAAGATCACCGAACGAGATAAGAGGCCCGAGGGCTATAACCTAAAAGATGAAGAAGGGAAACTGAAGGACCTGTCCACGGTGACGTCACTCCAG GTGCCCGTGCTGAAGCCCATGGACCTGATGGTGGAGGTGAGCCCGCGGAGGGTCTTCGCCAATGGCCACACCTACCACATCAACTCCATCTCCGTCAACAGCGACTGCGAGACGTACATGTCGGCGGACGACCTGCGCATCAACCTCTGGCACCTGGCCATCACCGACAGGAGCTTCA ACATCGTGGACATCAAGCCGGCCAACATGGAGGACCTCACGGAGGTGATCACCGCGTCCGAGTTCCACCCGCACCACTGCAACCTGTTCGTCTACAGCAGCAGCAAGGGCTCCCTGCGCCTCTGCGACATGCGGGCGGCCGCCCTGTGCGACAAGCACTCCAAAC TCTTTGAGGAGCCGGAGGACCCCAGTAACCGCTCCTTCTTCTCGGAAATCATCTCCTCCGTGTCCGACGTGAAGTTCAGCCACAGCGGCCGGTACATGCTCACCCGGGACTATCTCACGGTCAAGGTCTGGGATCTGAACATGGAGGCCAGGCCCATCGAAACCTACCAG GTGCACGACTACCTGCGGAGCAAGCTCTGTTCCCTGTACGAGAACGACTGCATCTTCGACAAGTTTGAATGCGCCTGGAACGGGAGCGACAG CGTCATCATGACCGGGGCCTACAACAACTTCTTCCGCATGTTCGACCGCAACACCAAGCGGGACGTGACCCTGGAGGCCTCCAGGGAGAGCAGCAAGCCCCGGGCGGTGCTCAAGCCGCGGCGCGTGTGCGTGGGCGGCAAACGCCGGCGCGACGACATCAGCGTGGACAGCTTGGACTTCACCAAGAAGATCCTGCACACGGCCTGGCACCCGGCCGAGAACATCATCGCCATCGCCGCCACCAACAACCTCTACATCTTCCAGGACAAGGTCAACTCCGAGATGCACTAG